One genomic region from Muriicola soli encodes:
- a CDS encoding RNA polymerase sigma factor: protein MAFSALLDRFWNEVYGFQLSRTKNENDAEDITIQTFSRAFDKIHSYDASYEFKTWLFTISKNIHIDMVRKRKKNVWEQHHTGNQEVIKKVLDNAPSAEDQLIKEQNLASLLGHIRNLKPHYREVINLRYFQELTYAAIAEELNEPINNVKVKLLRAKKLLAEMIKAK, encoded by the coding sequence ATGGCTTTTAGTGCGCTCCTGGACAGATTTTGGAACGAAGTTTACGGCTTTCAGCTGAGTCGGACAAAAAATGAAAATGATGCTGAGGATATCACAATTCAGACGTTTTCGAGGGCATTTGATAAAATTCACAGCTATGATGCTTCTTATGAATTTAAAACCTGGCTATTCACCATCTCCAAGAATATTCATATCGACATGGTCAGGAAACGGAAAAAGAACGTTTGGGAGCAGCATCATACGGGAAATCAGGAAGTCATTAAAAAAGTCCTCGACAACGCCCCTAGTGCTGAAGATCAGTTGATCAAAGAGCAAAACCTGGCCAGCCTGCTCGGGCACATCAGAAACCTGAAACCACATTACCGGGAAGTGATCAACCTGAGGTATTTCCAGGAACTCACTTATGCGGCCATAGCTGAGGAATTGAATGAGCCCATCAACAATGTTAAAGTTAAGTTGCTGAGAGCAAAAAAGCTACTTGCAGAAATGATCAAGGCGAAATAA
- a CDS encoding membrane or secreted protein — translation MKLVLLTIGLLALAFAGIAIKIWTQKDGKFAGTCASQSPFLNKGGEPCGMCGKLPEEQECRNESSTLQ, via the coding sequence ATGAAGTTAGTTTTATTGACAATTGGTCTGTTAGCACTGGCTTTTGCCGGTATTGCCATAAAGATATGGACACAGAAAGACGGTAAATTTGCCGGTACTTGTGCCAGTCAAAGCCCTTTCCTGAATAAAGGCGGAGAACCCTGTGGGATGTGCGGCAAATTACCTGAAGAGCAAGAATGCAGAAACGAATCCTCCACTTTGCAATAG
- a CDS encoding anti-sigma factor, protein MKDKIKDFLDSDLLEKYLLGATSPEETARAERYIVMYPDVRMQFEELQENLEIYAKMHAMTAPEGLKAKILQRIRTQDVGRRKFRRYAIAASIAAFLFAGSSYFFWNQNMNLKDENTMVNNRIQNLEADMKQQLEDVRNQFIVLNNPQTKKYLVNGNEKARELKAVAYVNPVKKLSYINVRNLPNLPEDRVYQMWAEVNGEMVNLGIIKSIEDKDKLLPLPYGKNAISYITIEPLGGNQSPTVQNIVANISY, encoded by the coding sequence ATGAAAGACAAAATTAAAGACTTTTTGGATTCCGACTTGCTGGAGAAGTACCTTCTCGGAGCAACCAGCCCTGAAGAAACTGCCCGGGCTGAGCGGTATATTGTGATGTATCCGGATGTAAGGATGCAATTTGAAGAGCTACAGGAGAATCTGGAGATATATGCCAAGATGCATGCCATGACGGCACCCGAAGGTCTCAAAGCGAAAATACTTCAAAGGATCAGAACACAGGATGTAGGAAGAAGAAAATTCCGACGATACGCTATAGCTGCCAGTATTGCTGCCTTCCTTTTCGCAGGTTCATCGTATTTCTTTTGGAATCAGAATATGAACCTCAAGGATGAAAATACCATGGTAAACAACCGTATCCAGAACCTGGAAGCGGATATGAAACAACAATTGGAGGATGTACGAAACCAGTTTATTGTCCTGAATAACCCACAGACAAAGAAATATCTGGTCAATGGCAATGAAAAGGCCAGGGAATTGAAAGCCGTGGCTTATGTAAATCCGGTAAAAAAATTGTCCTATATCAATGTTAGAAATTTACCAAACCTCCCTGAAGATCGGGTTTATCAAATGTGGGCTGAGGTCAATGGAGAAATGGTGAATCTGGGAATCATTAAAAGCATTGAAGACAAAGATAAGTTGCTTCCACTACCTTATGGTAAGAATGCCATAAGCTACATTACCATTGAACCCCTGGGAGGTAACCAAAGTCCGACTGTACAGAACATCGTAGCCAATATTTCGTATTAG
- a CDS encoding RNA polymerase sigma factor yields the protein MSILLEKHIVELLQERNEKAISLLYDHYGDTLYGVAFKVVRDEELAQDVVQESFVKIWKKSHTYDPAKAKLFTWLFRIIRNTAIDKLRSVQTKSDKEIQLDVSNVYKLGIDAIKPEFMDVRENLEKIEHKYQVVLDALFFQGMTQQEASDELDIPLGTIKSRLKIGLRELGKIYGSSLLVLILLILK from the coding sequence ATGAGCATACTGCTTGAAAAACATATTGTTGAATTACTACAGGAACGCAATGAAAAGGCTATCTCCCTTTTGTACGACCACTACGGAGATACGCTCTACGGTGTCGCCTTTAAGGTGGTGCGGGACGAAGAACTGGCACAGGACGTAGTGCAGGAGAGCTTTGTAAAAATCTGGAAAAAGTCACATACTTACGATCCGGCCAAGGCAAAATTGTTTACATGGCTTTTCAGAATTATTCGCAATACTGCGATTGACAAACTAAGAAGCGTACAAACAAAATCGGATAAGGAGATCCAATTAGACGTTTCAAACGTATATAAGCTAGGGATTGACGCCATTAAACCGGAGTTTATGGATGTCCGGGAAAATCTCGAAAAGATAGAGCATAAATACCAGGTGGTACTTGACGCACTTTTTTTTCAGGGAATGACCCAGCAGGAAGCCAGCGATGAACTAGACATTCCCCTCGGTACTATTAAATCAAGATTAAAAATAGGCCTGAGAGAATTAGGAAAAATTTACGGTAGTTCACTGCTTGTGCTGATCCTATTAATTCTAAAGTGA
- the murB gene encoding UDP-N-acetylmuramate dehydrogenase, whose product MKVQEQVSLKPYNTFGIDVKARYFAEVTSIEELEWILKQEKYPTKMILGGGSNMLLTQDLDALVIHIGLMGKKIVKEEDNYAEVRVMAGENWHDLVLWTLDKNMGGLENLSLIPGSVGSAPIQNIGAYGVELKDHFISCEAMEIETCKLCTFSLEDCDFGYRESFFKQQGKGKYVITSVNFKLTTKDHQLRIGYGTIGEELSNANVLHPTIEDISRAVIHIRQRKLPDPAVLGNSGSFFKNPVVQASKYEELKERYPEIPSYRISENEIKIPAAWMIDTCGFKGTRQGDAGVHERQALVLVNYGNASGEEILNLARQIQEKVKLNFGISIHPEVNIL is encoded by the coding sequence GTGAAAGTACAAGAGCAGGTTTCGCTTAAGCCCTACAATACCTTTGGTATAGATGTTAAAGCGAGATACTTCGCGGAGGTCACTTCCATCGAAGAGTTGGAATGGATCCTAAAACAAGAAAAATATCCTACCAAGATGATTCTAGGAGGTGGCAGTAATATGCTGCTTACCCAAGATCTCGATGCCCTGGTCATTCATATTGGGCTAATGGGAAAAAAAATCGTAAAAGAGGAGGACAATTATGCTGAAGTCAGGGTAATGGCAGGCGAAAATTGGCATGATCTTGTCCTTTGGACGCTTGATAAGAATATGGGCGGACTGGAAAACCTCTCTTTGATTCCGGGTAGTGTTGGTAGCGCACCGATACAGAATATAGGGGCGTATGGTGTGGAGCTTAAGGACCACTTCATAAGTTGTGAGGCCATGGAAATTGAAACTTGCAAACTCTGTACCTTTTCTCTTGAGGATTGTGATTTTGGATATCGGGAGTCTTTTTTTAAACAGCAGGGTAAGGGAAAATACGTGATTACTTCTGTTAATTTTAAGTTGACTACCAAAGACCACCAGCTGCGGATTGGCTACGGCACAATTGGTGAGGAATTGAGTAATGCAAACGTGCTTCACCCCACAATTGAGGATATTTCCAGAGCAGTAATACATATTAGGCAACGAAAACTACCAGATCCGGCAGTTTTAGGCAATAGTGGCAGCTTTTTTAAAAATCCTGTGGTACAGGCCAGTAAATACGAAGAACTGAAAGAGCGCTATCCCGAGATTCCTTCTTACAGGATCTCGGAGAATGAAATTAAGATTCCAGCCGCATGGATGATAGATACCTGTGGTTTTAAAGGGACACGGCAGGGTGATGCCGGGGTTCATGAACGACAGGCCCTGGTTTTGGTAAATTACGGGAATGCCAGTGGAGAAGAAATACTCAATCTGGCGAGACAGATTCAGGAAAAAGTTAAACTCAATTTTGGTATTTCCATTCATCCTGAGGTCAATATCCTCTGA
- a CDS encoding pyridoxal phosphate-dependent aminotransferase, with amino-acid sequence MPVISRKGLSMPSSPIRKLVPYAEDAKDRGVDVIHLNIGQPDIKTPQVALDAIKNNDIEVLSYSRTEGTDQFRKKLAAYYKPFGVDVTHKDIIVTTGGSEALSFVMGSIADTDDEIIIPEPFYANYNGFAIAAGIKVVPVVSNIENNFALPPLEEFEKSITAKTKAILICNPGNPTGYLYKKEEIQKLAALVKKHDLFLVADEVYREFAYDGLEHYSILQEPGLENHSIVVDSVSKRYSMCGARIGFLVTRNSSVIQTALKFAQARLSPPTYAQIASEAALDTPQSYFDDVIEEYVERRNVLLKELSRIEGLKVARPQGAFYCIVELPIDDADDFAQWLLEKFELNGQTVMVAPAAGFYATDGLGKNQIRIAYVLEKNRLIKAVEILKEAIKIYSQQ; translated from the coding sequence ATGCCTGTAATTTCCAGAAAAGGCCTATCAATGCCTTCATCTCCAATCCGGAAATTGGTTCCCTACGCAGAGGATGCCAAAGATCGAGGGGTTGACGTTATTCACCTCAACATCGGGCAACCTGATATAAAAACACCTCAGGTTGCGCTCGATGCGATTAAAAACAACGATATAGAAGTGCTTTCGTACAGCAGGACAGAGGGAACCGATCAGTTTCGAAAAAAATTGGCTGCATATTACAAACCCTTTGGAGTTGATGTTACACATAAAGATATCATTGTAACCACCGGAGGTTCTGAGGCACTTTCCTTTGTTATGGGCAGTATTGCCGATACTGATGATGAGATTATTATCCCTGAACCCTTTTATGCCAATTACAACGGCTTCGCTATAGCAGCCGGAATAAAAGTTGTACCGGTAGTATCTAACATCGAAAACAATTTTGCGCTGCCGCCGCTGGAGGAGTTTGAGAAGTCGATTACCGCAAAGACCAAGGCCATACTAATTTGTAACCCTGGTAATCCTACCGGGTACTTGTACAAGAAAGAGGAGATTCAGAAATTAGCAGCCCTGGTTAAAAAGCACGATTTATTTTTGGTAGCCGATGAGGTTTATCGGGAATTTGCTTACGACGGATTAGAACACTATTCCATCTTGCAGGAACCCGGACTGGAAAATCACAGTATAGTCGTCGATTCGGTATCCAAAAGATACAGTATGTGCGGGGCCCGAATTGGTTTTCTTGTCACCAGGAACTCGTCGGTGATCCAAACGGCCCTGAAATTTGCCCAGGCCAGGCTTTCACCCCCTACCTATGCGCAAATCGCCAGTGAAGCCGCTCTAGATACACCACAGAGCTACTTTGATGATGTAATAGAAGAATACGTGGAACGGCGGAACGTCCTTTTGAAAGAATTATCCAGGATCGAAGGACTGAAGGTTGCAAGGCCACAGGGTGCATTTTACTGCATAGTAGAATTACCGATTGATGATGCAGATGATTTCGCGCAATGGTTATTAGAAAAATTCGAATTAAACGGACAGACCGTTATGGTTGCACCGGCTGCAGGATTCTATGCAACAGACGGATTGGGGAAAAACCAGATTAGGATTGCATATGTGTTGGAGAAAAACCGGTTGATCAAGGCCGTTGAAATTCTAAAAGAGGCAATTAAAATATATTCACAGCAGTGA
- a CDS encoding aspartyl protease family protein, which produces MPEGVKSQKINFQLINNLIVIPLEINDAKLNFILDSGVSKPLLFNLSDQDSIQLRNVSEITINGLGAGEPIKALNSRGNSFKLKKIRNFDQQIFVVLDKDINFSPSLGIPVHGIIGFDLFRDFIVEVNYGRKSIKFHNPEYYDETSSKNAQSIPLSIVDRKAYITGKVSFEDKDNVPVKLLIDTGSSDAVWLFQDLDKGINIPEKHYVDYLGKGLNGSIFGKRTKVRKVQLGDFVLKNAKAAFPDMFSFSSIKDHGDRNGTVGGEILRRFNIVFNYQNNVIHLKKNSYFNEPFRFNMSGLELQHNGLRYIAERITDSRGVVKNDERSFGDVQILMENRTRLSLVPEIIVSGIRAGSPADEAGLREGDVILAVNGKRVHKYKLQEIMNMINEKEGKKVRLLIERYDSDLLFSFTLKDVFNKKP; this is translated from the coding sequence TTGCCCGAAGGAGTAAAGTCGCAAAAAATAAACTTCCAGCTTATCAATAATCTTATTGTGATCCCGCTGGAGATTAATGATGCCAAACTCAATTTTATTCTGGATTCCGGGGTGAGTAAACCCTTACTCTTCAATCTCTCAGACCAGGATTCCATTCAGTTGAGAAACGTATCGGAAATTACTATTAATGGCCTGGGCGCCGGGGAACCCATAAAGGCCCTTAATTCACGGGGGAATAGTTTCAAACTGAAAAAAATCCGGAATTTTGATCAGCAGATTTTTGTCGTTTTGGACAAAGACATCAATTTCTCCCCTTCCTTAGGTATTCCGGTTCACGGAATCATTGGGTTTGATTTATTCCGCGACTTTATAGTGGAAGTGAACTACGGCAGGAAGTCTATCAAATTCCACAACCCGGAATACTACGATGAAACGTCTTCAAAAAATGCACAATCGATTCCACTCTCTATTGTAGATAGGAAGGCGTATATCACAGGAAAAGTGAGTTTTGAGGATAAGGATAATGTACCTGTAAAATTACTCATTGATACGGGCAGTAGTGATGCCGTCTGGTTATTTCAGGACCTCGATAAAGGAATTAATATTCCGGAAAAACACTACGTGGATTACCTGGGCAAAGGTTTAAACGGCAGCATTTTTGGTAAGAGGACCAAAGTACGGAAAGTACAGCTGGGCGATTTTGTCCTGAAGAATGCAAAGGCAGCCTTTCCCGATATGTTCTCCTTTAGCAGTATCAAGGACCACGGTGACAGGAATGGTACTGTAGGCGGGGAGATACTCAGGCGATTTAACATTGTTTTTAATTACCAAAACAACGTTATCCATTTAAAAAAGAACAGCTATTTCAATGAACCTTTTCGCTTTAACATGAGCGGACTCGAATTACAGCATAACGGCCTGCGATATATTGCAGAAAGAATCACGGACAGCAGGGGAGTGGTAAAAAATGACGAACGCAGTTTTGGCGATGTTCAGATCCTTATGGAGAATAGAACGCGACTGAGCTTAGTTCCTGAGATCATCGTATCGGGTATCAGGGCCGGTAGTCCTGCTGATGAAGCCGGACTCAGGGAAGGAGATGTTATTCTAGCAGTTAATGGGAAACGAGTACACAAATACAAGCTTCAGGAGATTATGAATATGATCAATGAAAAGGAAGGTAAAAAAGTGCGTTTACTGATTGAAAGATACGATTCGGATCTCTTGTTCTCCTTTACGCTTAAAGATGTCTTCAACAAAAAACCCTGA
- a CDS encoding DUF1573 domain-containing protein, whose protein sequence is MKKIVLLLFVGLMALSVQAQDKTAKIQFKTETVDYGQIEKGSDGIRIFEFTNTGEAPLIISKVSSSCGCTIPKKPEEPILPGATGEIQVKYDTNRVGPIRKAITVISNADTPTKVLKIKGEVKPIDGK, encoded by the coding sequence ATGAAAAAAATAGTTTTATTATTGTTTGTTGGCCTAATGGCCTTAAGCGTTCAAGCTCAGGACAAGACGGCTAAAATTCAATTCAAAACCGAAACGGTAGACTATGGACAGATTGAGAAAGGGAGCGATGGGATTAGAATCTTTGAATTCACCAACACCGGTGAGGCTCCACTTATCATCTCTAAAGTAAGTTCAAGCTGTGGTTGTACCATTCCTAAAAAACCTGAAGAACCTATTTTACCGGGTGCAACAGGAGAAATTCAGGTAAAATATGACACTAACAGGGTTGGACCCATCAGGAAAGCTATTACAGTGATTTCCAATGCGGACACTCCTACTAAGGTCTTAAAAATCAAAGGTGAGGTTAAGCCTATTGATGGTAAATAA
- a CDS encoding valine--tRNA ligase: MKIPSKYDPGKIEGKWYDYWLKNDYFSSVPDQREPYTIVIPPPNVTGVLHMGHMLNNTIQDVLVRKARLQGKNACWVPGMDHASIATEAKVVNKLKEEGIRKSDLTREEFLQHAWDWTNTYGGVILEQLKKLGCSCDWDRTKFTMDEDMSASVIKVFMDLYKKGMIYKGYRMVNWDPEARTTLSDEEVIYEEKQGQLYYINYAVEGSSEYLTIATTRPETILGDTAICVHPDDQRFVHLHGKQAIVPVSNRVIPIILDDYVDMEFGTGCLKVTPAHDENDWQLGEKHQLETIDIFNEDATLNSYGLHYEGKDRFEVRKAITKELKDMGSLQKVEPYTNKVGTSERTKAVIEPRLLDQWFLKMEELVKPALTAVTETREVRFFPKKFDNTYKHWMENIRDWNISRQLWWGQQIPVYYFGNGPEDHVVAENAEEALKAAREKSGNMALKAEELRQDEDVLDTWFSSWLWPISVFGGILDPENKEVNYYYPTNDLVTGPDIIFFWVARMIVAGYEFRGERPFENVYFTGLVRDKERRKMSKQLGNSPDALKLIENYGADGVRVGLLLSAAAGNDLLFDESLCQQGKNFANKIWNAFRLVKGWEVKDLPQPEAAALGVKWFKAKMSSSLVEVDDHFSKYRISDALMSIYKLIWDDFCSWLLEIVKPAYQQPIDQTSYEQVISLFEEILKMLHPFMPFLSEEVWQCMAERTPEQALVISSWPEPEKPEPDLLSAFSFTAEVISGIRTVRKEKNIPAKEALKLQYIRAQEISPEWDTIIKKLGNIEEISAISEAPEGVLSFRVKSNEYFIPVSGSVDIKAEIKKITEELNYTKGFLKSVEKKLSNDRFVNNAPEAVVAMERKKATDAEEKIITLEKSLASLSGA, from the coding sequence ATGAAGATTCCATCCAAATACGACCCAGGCAAAATAGAAGGTAAATGGTATGACTACTGGCTGAAAAACGATTATTTCAGCTCTGTTCCAGATCAAAGAGAACCTTATACCATAGTGATACCACCCCCAAACGTAACCGGGGTTTTGCACATGGGCCATATGCTCAATAACACCATCCAGGACGTTTTGGTGAGAAAGGCTCGCCTGCAGGGTAAAAATGCTTGTTGGGTGCCGGGTATGGATCACGCCTCCATTGCAACCGAAGCCAAGGTAGTGAACAAATTAAAGGAAGAGGGGATCAGGAAATCAGATCTGACAAGGGAAGAATTTCTTCAACACGCATGGGATTGGACAAATACCTATGGCGGTGTTATTCTTGAGCAGTTAAAGAAACTTGGTTGTTCCTGTGATTGGGACAGGACAAAATTTACCATGGATGAAGATATGTCTGCGTCTGTGATAAAGGTGTTTATGGACCTTTACAAAAAAGGCATGATCTACAAGGGGTACAGGATGGTTAACTGGGATCCTGAAGCCAGGACTACCTTGTCTGATGAAGAAGTTATCTACGAAGAAAAACAAGGGCAACTCTACTATATCAATTATGCCGTAGAAGGCAGCAGTGAATACCTTACTATTGCCACCACCAGACCGGAGACTATTTTGGGCGATACGGCAATATGTGTACATCCCGATGACCAGAGATTTGTACATCTGCACGGGAAACAAGCCATTGTTCCTGTGAGTAATCGGGTGATTCCCATCATTCTTGACGATTATGTTGATATGGAATTTGGAACGGGATGTTTAAAAGTAACTCCTGCGCACGATGAAAATGACTGGCAGCTGGGTGAAAAACACCAGTTGGAAACTATAGATATTTTTAATGAGGATGCCACCTTAAACAGCTATGGACTTCATTATGAAGGGAAGGATCGCTTTGAGGTAAGAAAGGCAATCACAAAGGAATTAAAAGACATGGGCTCCCTACAAAAAGTAGAGCCATACACAAACAAGGTCGGTACTTCAGAGCGCACCAAAGCAGTAATTGAACCCCGTTTGTTGGATCAATGGTTCCTCAAGATGGAAGAGCTTGTTAAGCCGGCGCTCACGGCGGTAACCGAGACCCGGGAGGTGAGGTTTTTCCCTAAGAAATTCGATAATACATACAAGCACTGGATGGAAAATATCCGGGACTGGAATATTTCCCGTCAACTGTGGTGGGGGCAACAGATTCCGGTTTATTATTTCGGAAACGGTCCGGAAGACCACGTTGTCGCCGAAAATGCAGAAGAAGCTTTGAAAGCGGCCAGAGAAAAGAGCGGGAACATGGCTTTAAAGGCTGAAGAGCTAAGACAGGACGAAGACGTTTTGGATACCTGGTTCTCCTCCTGGCTTTGGCCCATCAGCGTTTTTGGTGGAATCCTGGATCCCGAAAACAAAGAGGTAAACTATTATTATCCTACCAACGACCTGGTAACCGGGCCCGATATCATATTCTTCTGGGTAGCTAGGATGATTGTGGCTGGATACGAATTTAGAGGGGAAAGACCTTTTGAGAATGTTTATTTTACCGGACTCGTCCGGGACAAGGAAAGACGTAAAATGTCTAAGCAACTGGGCAACTCGCCCGATGCCTTAAAACTGATAGAGAATTACGGGGCAGACGGGGTAAGGGTAGGCTTGCTGCTGAGTGCTGCGGCTGGCAACGATCTGCTATTTGACGAATCGCTATGTCAGCAAGGCAAAAATTTTGCCAATAAGATCTGGAATGCTTTCAGACTGGTGAAAGGTTGGGAAGTAAAAGATCTACCACAGCCGGAGGCGGCAGCCCTGGGCGTAAAATGGTTTAAGGCGAAAATGAGCTCTTCCCTGGTAGAGGTTGATGATCATTTTTCAAAATATCGTATATCCGATGCTTTAATGTCCATTTATAAACTGATCTGGGACGATTTTTGCTCCTGGTTACTGGAGATCGTAAAACCTGCCTATCAACAGCCTATAGACCAGACTTCATACGAACAGGTCATAAGCTTGTTTGAAGAGATCCTGAAAATGTTGCATCCCTTTATGCCTTTCCTTTCTGAGGAAGTATGGCAGTGTATGGCAGAAAGAACCCCAGAGCAGGCTCTGGTGATCTCTTCCTGGCCGGAGCCAGAAAAACCTGAGCCCGATTTACTCAGCGCATTTTCCTTTACAGCAGAAGTGATATCAGGAATCAGGACTGTAAGAAAGGAGAAGAACATCCCTGCCAAAGAAGCTCTGAAGCTACAGTATATAAGGGCTCAGGAGATTTCTCCTGAATGGGATACCATTATCAAGAAACTAGGAAATATCGAGGAAATTTCTGCAATTTCAGAAGCTCCGGAGGGGGTATTGTCATTTCGGGTGAAGAGCAATGAATACTTTATTCCGGTTTCGGGCTCAGTAGATATAAAGGCTGAGATTAAGAAAATCACGGAAGAATTGAACTATACAAAGGGATTTTTGAAATCAGTTGAGAAAAAACTCTCCAATGATCGCTTTGTAAACAATGCTCCTGAGGCTGTTGTGGCCATGGAAAGGAAAAAGGCTACTGATGCGGAGGAAAAGATAATAACGCTCGAAAAAAGCCTCGCCAGCCTGTCAGGGGCTTAG
- a CDS encoding sterol desaturase family protein has protein sequence METYATALLYAIPFFILLLLVEILYGQFIKKQHHKVLDTVSSISSGLTNIVKDSLGLGVILVSYPFLLDHLALMEIKASWLVWLVAFIAIDFAGYWNHRLSHHVNVFWNQHVIHHSSEEFNLACALRQSISNLLGYFPLFLFPAALLGVPAEVIAIIAPVHLFAQFWYHTQHIGRMGWLEYIIVTPSQHRVHHAINPEYIDKNLGQILCVWDRWFGTFQEELDDVPPQYGVLKPAHTWNPILINFQHLWRLTLDAWRTKSVKDKFRIWFMPTGWRPADVVDKHPTEVIKDVYSFKRYETQASTFLKGYAIFQMVCTLVLILFMFYNYSEIGFGGLILFGAYVFFGIFGYTSLMDRQKFAFFIELFRGIAGISLIWSSGDWFGINALWEYGSLVVAGYFAISILGGFFFTYVERADVEQQIAL, from the coding sequence ATGGAGACTTACGCCACAGCACTTTTATATGCTATCCCATTCTTTATCCTGTTGTTGCTGGTTGAGATTCTCTATGGCCAGTTTATTAAAAAACAACACCACAAGGTGTTGGATACTGTGAGCAGTATAAGCTCAGGCCTTACCAACATTGTAAAGGATTCATTGGGATTAGGGGTTATCCTTGTGAGTTATCCTTTTCTGCTTGATCATCTCGCTCTTATGGAGATCAAAGCTAGCTGGTTGGTGTGGTTGGTTGCCTTTATTGCGATTGATTTTGCGGGATATTGGAATCATCGCCTCAGTCACCACGTAAACGTTTTCTGGAATCAGCATGTGATCCATCACAGCAGTGAGGAATTTAACCTCGCCTGTGCCTTACGTCAATCCATCTCAAACTTACTGGGGTACTTTCCGCTCTTTCTTTTTCCTGCTGCTCTTTTAGGAGTTCCTGCAGAAGTGATTGCCATAATTGCTCCGGTACATTTGTTTGCTCAATTTTGGTATCACACTCAACATATCGGTAGAATGGGGTGGCTTGAATACATCATTGTGACACCATCTCAGCATCGCGTTCATCACGCTATCAACCCGGAATATATCGACAAAAACCTGGGTCAGATCCTCTGTGTCTGGGATCGATGGTTTGGAACTTTTCAGGAAGAATTGGACGATGTACCGCCTCAATACGGGGTATTGAAACCAGCACATACCTGGAATCCCATCCTGATCAATTTCCAGCATTTGTGGAGACTAACTCTGGATGCCTGGCGTACAAAAAGTGTAAAGGACAAATTCAGGATCTGGTTCATGCCCACCGGATGGCGACCTGCGGATGTGGTTGATAAACATCCTACAGAAGTAATTAAAGATGTGTACAGTTTTAAACGCTATGAGACACAGGCGTCTACCTTTTTAAAAGGGTATGCTATTTTTCAGATGGTTTGTACGCTGGTTCTCATTCTCTTTATGTTTTACAATTATTCTGAAATAGGTTTCGGGGGGCTGATCCTCTTTGGGGCCTATGTATTCTTTGGGATTTTTGGGTATACCAGCCTGATGGACCGCCAGAAATTTGCATTTTTTATTGAACTCTTCAGGGGGATCGCCGGAATCTCACTTATATGGTCTAGCGGTGATTGGTTTGGTATAAATGCCCTCTGGGAATACGGCAGTCTGGTAGTAGCTGGCTATTTTGCTATTTCCATTTTGGGTGGATTTTTCTTTACCTATGTGGAAAGAGCTGATGTAGAACAACAAATCGCGCTGTAA
- a CDS encoding creatininase family protein: MAIRPYILSESNWLTLKDTKFDLAILPWAATEAHNYHLPYGTDIYEADHLAAEAARIAWEKGSKPVVLPTIPFGVNTGQSDIYLDINLNPSTQLAILSDVITVLNRQGIRKLLIFNSHGGNNFKALVRELGLKFPEMFLCVSNWFKAIGDVDYIAEQGDHADERETSLMLYFRPELVLSKDLWGDGKAKKFKIKAFSEGWAWAERRWSEISEDTGVGDPSHASSEKGERLFKEITAKMSEFIYDLCKADIEDLYT, encoded by the coding sequence ATGGCTATACGACCCTATATTCTTTCTGAATCTAACTGGCTGACATTAAAAGATACCAAATTTGATTTGGCAATTTTACCCTGGGCCGCTACCGAAGCCCATAATTATCACCTACCCTACGGTACTGATATTTATGAGGCCGATCATCTTGCAGCAGAAGCCGCCAGAATAGCCTGGGAGAAGGGGAGCAAACCTGTAGTATTACCCACCATCCCTTTTGGAGTCAATACAGGACAGTCTGATATCTATCTCGATATTAATTTAAATCCGAGTACACAATTAGCCATCTTGTCTGATGTTATTACAGTACTCAATCGGCAGGGGATCCGTAAACTTTTAATATTCAACAGTCACGGCGGCAACAATTTTAAAGCACTGGTAAGGGAATTGGGTTTAAAATTTCCCGAGATGTTCCTGTGCGTTTCAAACTGGTTTAAGGCCATTGGAGACGTCGATTATATCGCAGAGCAAGGAGACCACGCAGATGAGCGGGAAACCAGCCTGATGCTTTACTTCCGTCCTGAGCTTGTCCTCTCAAAGGACCTATGGGGCGATGGAAAAGCCAAAAAGTTTAAGATTAAAGCCTTTTCAGAAGGCTGGGCCTGGGCAGAACGAAGATGGTCTGAAATTTCAGAAGATACCGGGGTAGGGGATCCCTCGCACGCAAGCAGTGAAAAAGGAGAACGGCTGTTTAAAGAAATAACCGCAAAAATGTCTGAATTTATCTACGATCTCTGTAAAGCAGATATTGAGGATCTCTACACCTGA